GGCGGGGCGCTCAAACTTGCCCGCAAGGGGGTGTCCCTGTACACGGTTCGCACCCTCGGTCGGGCGGCCCATGCCGGCCTCGAGCCGGAGCGCGGGGTGAACGCGGGGCTCGAACTCGCCCATCAGCTGATCGCGATCGCCGGGCTCGGTCGTGCAGAGGTGGGGACGACGGTGACCCCGACGGTGCTCGCGGGTGGAACCACATCGAACACCGTGCCGGCCGCCGCCACGGTTGCGGTCGATGTCCGGGCGACGAGTGAGGGCGAACAGCAGCGCGTCGACTCGGCCCTGCGGGCACTGGCACCGGTGCTGACCGGGGCGGGTGTCGAGGTGTCCGGCGGCCCGAACCGGCCGCCCCTCGAGGCCAACGCGTCGAGCGCGCTGTTCGCCCTGGCCGGTGAGGTCGCTCACGCGCTCGGCATGGGTCCACTCGAAGGTGTCGCCGTCGGCGGCGGGTCGGACGGGAACTTCACCGCCGGACTGGGTGTGCCGACCCTAGATGGGCTCGGGGCGGTCGGTGACCATGCCCACGCCGAGGGTGAATGGGTCTCCGTCGACGCGATGGTGGCGCGATCCGCCCTGGTCGGTGAGCTGGTGGCTCGGTTGCTCCGTTAGCCGACCGGTGTCGGCTTCCCGGGCTGACATACCCGGCAGGACCGCAATTCCGCGGCCACCGCCTGGGCCCCGGTCACCGCGGTCGCGTCGTCGCGAGCCGCGACGAGTCGGCAGGTCGCCTCGTGCAAGGTCGACCCGAGTCTGACGCGACCCGGCGTGGCGCGGCTGGTCGTGTGCCGGCGGCGAAGGGCCTCGGCGAGCAGACCCGTCGTGCGCACGATGGTGTCGATTTCGACCCGGCGGGCGGCAGCCTCGCGCCGCTGGAGATGGGTGGTCAAAAGCGCGAGGCCAGCGGCCACCAGCGCCGCCCCACCCAGGCCGGCGGAAACGAGGAACGGGAATTGGATGGACACATACAAGGTGGCCGCGACACCGCGCCAGGCAAGCGCGATGCCGGTGAAGCCGGCGAGCACGATGCCCAGCAGGACGAGCGCTGCCCGGATCCCGGGGTCGGCGAGCGCCGCTGAGCAGGACGGCCGGGTCCGCGGTCGCGTCACCGGCCGGCGGAGGTGTCGTCGAGCTCGGCCTTGAGCTCGTCGAGGATGCCGGTCAGGCGTTCGAGCTGACGAGTCCGCTCGGCCGAGTCCTGCCGTTTCGCTGCCACGTTGATCGTGACCAGGCCGACCATCACCAACCCGAGGCCGGTGAAGCCGCCGGAGACGAGATAGGGTATCTGTAGGCCCACGTTGAGCGTTCCCGCGACCTCGGACCAGGCGACGCCGATCAGGGTGAACCCGATCATCACCGCAAGGACTCCCGCGTAGGTGAGCAGGTGCGACGCGGGATCGAGCAGGAAAGCCAAGCGACTGCGCCCGGACGCCTGGGCGAGCGGCTTCCCGCCATAGTCGGCGAGGTTGGACAGGGCCGGGGATACGAGGACGTCGGTCATCGCAGCCTCCTCTTCGGGTCGAACCCCGGATGGGGCGGGGCGACGTGTCTTCACCGGGCGAAGCCTCATGAGGCCACCCTGCGCGGGGCGGCGTCGGATGTGAACAGGCGGATCAGGAAGACCAATCCGGCGATCAGCGCCAGCGGGGCAAGGAGCACCTCCGGGTACTGGAACCCGGAGGCCACGTTGATCGCCGCGGAGCGGGTCGGCGCCTGACTGGCGATCAGTGGGCTCCGCCCGGGCGTCTGCGCCAGCGCGCTGATCCCGGACGGCAACGTAGGCGCCGGGCCCGGCTGCGGCAGGGTCTGGGGCGCTGGTGCCGCCGACACCGCCGGAGGTTGAGCCGAAGGTGCACTCGGCACGCTCTGCGCCGGCGTCGTCGGCGTCGCCGCGGGTGGGGCGAACGTGAGGAGAGTTTGCGCGTGGGGCGCCTTCGCCAGGTTGCGCCCGTCGAAGCTCACCTGCCAGGTTCCGGCGCCGGACTGGGACCCGGCGGGCAGCAGTGCGACGCCCAGGGCCGGGGTGCCTGCGTTCCATGCGCTGAGAAACGGCGCCAGGTCGACGGTGAACGTGTTCGCCTTCGCGTGGTAGACGGCGCTCACCCGGTAGGCGCAGTCCACGGCCGGCGGCGCCTTGGTGGATCCGGCGACCCCGTCGGTGAACGGGTGCGTCACGAGGCAGGCCACGATGCTCGCGCTGGTCAGGTTCTGGTTGCCCGCCCCGGACGCGGTGTCGATCGGCACGGTCAGCGTTGCGGACAGCAGTGTCGCGCCGGGCGGCAAGCTCGACAGGTCGGGCTGGAGGTAGCTCCGCTCGGTCTCCTGAGCGGCGGCGGCACCCACGTGCAGGGTGTTCGCCGGGAACATCGACGCGGTAGCCGGCGCGACCGGCGGACAACCAAGGGGTGAGCTGCAGGTCGCGACGGGGGCCGAGGCGTACCAGGCCTCGGCCGCGTCGCCGACGGTCGCGGTGTCGGCGACCGCCGCGCTGGCGGTGCCGAGGCCGATGACAGTGCCGGATAGGGCGATGGCGAAGCCGGATATGAGGCATGCCGCCACGCGACGGGCGATCCGGTTCATCTGCCCACCCCCACCGGCACGGGTGCACCGCGCCCGGCGGCACTCTTGGTCGTCGTCGCGCCGGAACGTTCGATGGCGGTGACGCTGCCACCCAGATAGGCCTCGACCACCTGCGGGTCGGCCCGGACGTGCTCCGGGGTGCCTTCGGCGATGACGCGCCCGTCGGCCATGGCCACGACCCGGTCGGAGATCCCCATGATCAGCGGGATGTCGTGCTCGATGATGAGCAGGGTAAGACCAAGTTGCGCGCGCAGGTCGCGGAGCAGCTGGCCGAGCGCCTCGGTTTCGCGCTGGGCGATACCGCTGGACGGCTCGTCGAGGAGCAGCAGGATCGGTTGGAGCGCGACAAGGCAGGCGATCTCGGTGATCCGCCGCGTGCCCGTGGACAGCTCCTGGATGGTCTTGTCGCGGTAACTGTCCAGGCCCATGATCGCCACCAGCTCGCGGGC
The Mycobacteriales bacterium DNA segment above includes these coding regions:
- a CDS encoding DNRLRE domain-containing protein; protein product: MNRIARRVAACLISGFAIALSGTVIGLGTASAAVADTATVGDAAEAWYASAPVATCSSPLGCPPVAPATASMFPANTLHVGAAAAQETERSYLQPDLSSLPPGATLLSATLTVPIDTASGAGNQNLTSASIVACLVTHPFTDGVAGSTKAPPAVDCAYRVSAVYHAKANTFTVDLAPFLSAWNAGTPALGVALLPAGSQSGAGTWQVSFDGRNLAKAPHAQTLLTFAPPAATPTTPAQSVPSAPSAQPPAVSAAPAPQTLPQPGPAPTLPSGISALAQTPGRSPLIASQAPTRSAAINVASGFQYPEVLLAPLALIAGLVFLIRLFTSDAAPRRVAS
- a CDS encoding M20 family metallopeptidase, with the translated sequence MSTRARLVDELAALVGCESGSTDLAALETCAGLVDDVGAGWVGRSAERHMVEGRTHLRWRFGATRVLLLGHYDTVWPTGTLAGWPFAVDGDRATGPGIFDMKAGIIQLFAALGDRDDLDGVSVLLTADEELGSPSSRSLIEDTARDAEAALVLEPSAGGALKLARKGVSLYTVRTLGRAAHAGLEPERGVNAGLELAHQLIAIAGLGRAEVGTTVTPTVLAGGTTSNTVPAAATVAVDVRATSEGEQQRVDSALRALAPVLTGAGVEVSGGPNRPPLEANASSALFALAGEVAHALGMGPLEGVAVGGGSDGNFTAGLGVPTLDGLGAVGDHAHAEGEWVSVDAMVARSALVGELVARLLR